The Salvelinus sp. IW2-2015 unplaced genomic scaffold, ASM291031v2 Un_scaffold10794, whole genome shotgun sequence genomic sequence ACATGGACCAATCAAAATGCTTGCTGCCGGCTCCAACACCTCTGCTGCCCTCACGGGTAAGACTCTCCCGTTATAAGTCACAACCTCTGAGTTACAACTATGAGTGTCTTCTGGTTCATATTGATGACTTACATTTTTACTTCATGGGCCAGAGTTGCACTAATTTACTTTCAACTGTCTATATTTCTGTTGCTCCTCCTCACCTTGTTTTTGCTGGAAATAATCACTGTGATGATGTCCTTGTTCTAGAGAGTGGGACGCTGTTCATGTGGGGTGACAACACTGAGGGTCAGATCGGCCTGGGGAAGGAGAGCAGTGCCCTGACCCCCCAGGAGGTCACTGTGGGTCGGCCAGTGGCCTGGGTGTCCTGTGGGTACTACCACTCTGCCTTCGTCACTGGTGAGAGGACAATGGCATAGCCTACTTCAGCACTGTCAGCGTGGCAGGTCACATGATTCCACAACTTTGTAGGAATAGGGAGTTACCCCTTGTGTATGAACATGTCATTTTTCTTGGGTTGGTAGAATAATGTCTAGATATAAAATAGGTAAATATGTTAATGCAATTAATCAACAGGGAATCTCTTTTGTCACAGTTGACGGGGGCCTGTACACATTTGGGGAGCGCGACAGCGGCAAACTGGGCCTGGCCACGGGTCAGCTGGATGGACACCGCGTGCCCCAGCTGGTGAAGGGCATCACAGACCAGGTGACCCAGGTGGCATGTGGAGGCGGGCACACCGTGGCTGTGACAGGTAGGCAGCTTGGTGTCAACCAGTGGACAGTTGACTCTCACAAGGCTGTGGCTTTCAGCATGTCCCATGAACAAGTTTATGTCCCACTTTGAAAGTGTTCAGGACATGTGGTGGTTTCAGGACTGGATGTTGAAAAACTCCCAACACCACCCATGTCCCACTTTTACATGTGTGACCCCAGGCCAGTACCCAgcaacaccctctctctcctcctgaccgCGGCAAGAGAGGCTACTGTTCAGGGTAGCAGGGTGAGGTAGATGGTTGTCCACTAAGAGCTCTGTGTAGGCCTTCTCCAGGTAGTCCTGTACATCATTCTCCTCCAGAGTCAACTTCCCTGACACTCTTTCTCTGGCTTGGCTAGAAACCAGCATGGTGGCAACCTCCGCATGTCCACCTGGAACAAGACTAAATGTAATTGACCTGAATCTATGCACTAGACAAATTATAATGAGAAACTGATGTCAAACTATCTATTTTTTATCTTTCAGGAA encodes the following:
- the LOC112079987 gene encoding X-linked retinitis pigmentosa GTPase regulator, producing the protein RGNVYSTGGNNEGQLGLGDCEERTAFQLVDFFSSHGPIKMLAAGSNTSAALTESGTLFMWGDNTEGQIGLGKESSALTPQEVTVGRPVAWVSCGYYHSAFVTVDGGLYTFGERDSGKLGLATGQLDGHRVPQLVKGITDQVTQVACGGGHTVAVTGLDVEKLPTPPMSHFYMCDPRPVPSNTLSLLLTAAREATVQGSR